The following coding sequences lie in one Heyndrickxia oleronia genomic window:
- a CDS encoding aldehyde dehydrogenase family protein, whose translation MSQVLAGINEKVEKFLQGKKKLYINGEFVESVSGKTFDTPNPATGEVLATVYEAGAEDIDRAVKAARAAFDQGKWSKMSAAARGRLMYKLADLMEENKEALAQLETLDNGKPINETMNADVPLAIEHMRYYAGWTNKITGQTIPVSGPFFNYTRHEAVGVVGQIIPWNFPLLMAMWKMGAALATGCTIVLKPAEQTPLSALFLAELAEEAGFPAGVINIVPGFGETAGQPLVDHPLVDKIAFTGSTVVGKSIMERASKTLKRVTLELGGKSPNIILPDADLRKAIPGALNGVMFNQGQVCCAGSRVFIQKKSYDNVVADMVSHAKSIKQGFGLDSETQMGPLVSTEQQSRVLNYIEKGINEGAELLTGGGKPREEGYFVEPTIFADVNDEMTIAKEEIFGPVIAALPFDDLDEVINRANNSEYGLAAGLWTRDVANAHYIANKLRAGTVWVNCYNVFDAASPFGGYKQSGIGREMGSYALNNYTEVKSVWLSLK comes from the coding sequence TGAGTCAAGTTTTAGCAGGTATTAATGAAAAGGTGGAAAAGTTCTTACAAGGAAAAAAGAAACTTTATATTAATGGGGAGTTTGTGGAAAGTGTCTCCGGTAAAACATTTGATACACCAAACCCTGCAACAGGTGAAGTTTTGGCAACCGTATATGAAGCAGGTGCAGAAGATATTGATCGTGCTGTAAAAGCTGCAAGGGCAGCATTTGATCAAGGAAAATGGTCTAAAATGAGTGCCGCTGCACGTGGCAGACTCATGTATAAATTAGCAGATTTAATGGAAGAGAATAAAGAAGCATTAGCACAATTAGAAACATTAGATAATGGAAAACCGATCAATGAAACGATGAATGCTGATGTTCCATTAGCAATTGAACATATGAGATATTATGCTGGATGGACAAATAAAATTACTGGTCAAACCATTCCAGTTAGTGGTCCTTTCTTTAACTATACACGTCACGAAGCAGTGGGAGTCGTTGGGCAAATCATTCCTTGGAACTTCCCACTTCTAATGGCAATGTGGAAAATGGGTGCTGCGCTCGCAACAGGCTGTACCATTGTATTGAAACCTGCCGAGCAAACACCATTGTCCGCCCTTTTCTTAGCTGAGCTTGCAGAAGAAGCTGGTTTTCCTGCAGGGGTCATTAATATAGTACCTGGATTTGGTGAAACAGCCGGTCAACCGCTTGTCGACCATCCACTCGTTGATAAAATTGCTTTCACAGGCTCAACTGTTGTTGGAAAATCGATTATGGAACGAGCATCAAAGACACTAAAACGTGTCACATTAGAACTAGGTGGCAAGTCTCCTAATATTATTCTACCTGATGCTGATCTAAGGAAAGCCATTCCGGGTGCATTAAATGGAGTAATGTTTAACCAAGGCCAGGTATGCTGTGCGGGTTCACGTGTATTTATCCAAAAGAAAAGCTATGATAATGTGGTTGCCGATATGGTTTCACATGCAAAATCAATTAAACAAGGATTTGGTTTGGATTCAGAAACTCAAATGGGTCCACTTGTTTCAACCGAACAACAAAGTCGAGTCCTCAATTATATTGAAAAAGGTATCAACGAAGGGGCTGAACTACTTACTGGTGGCGGTAAACCACGGGAGGAAGGGTACTTTGTTGAACCAACAATATTTGCTGATGTCAATGATGAAATGACGATCGCGAAAGAGGAAATCTTTGGACCCGTTATTGCTGCATTACCATTTGATGACTTGGATGAAGTAATCAATCGTGCAAATAATAGTGAGTATGGTTTAGCTGCAGGTTTATGGACACGTGATGTAGCAAATGCACACTATATCGCAAACAAGCTTCGAGCTGGTACTGTATGGGTAAACTGTTATAATGTATTTGATGCAGCTTCCCCATTCGGTGGTTATAAACAATCTGGTATCGGTCGAGAAATGGGATCTTATGCATTAAACAATTATACCGAAGTGAAAAGTGTATGGCTGTCACTTAAATAA
- the sda gene encoding sporulation histidine kinase inhibitor Sda, whose protein sequence is MKIMSNELLVAAYRDAEKKGQDREWIKLLKSEITKRGLNPYKN, encoded by the coding sequence ATGAAAATCATGAGTAACGAATTGTTGGTGGCAGCCTATCGAGACGCTGAAAAGAAAGGTCAAGATCGTGAGTGGATTAAACTATTAAAATCAGAAATTACGAAGAGGGGTTTAAACCCTTATAAAAATTAA
- a CDS encoding DUF2935 domain-containing protein translates to MSSLLTNAKFEHTFWLQILGDHSRFILSSLSQNEKQSIQIALELKEAFDSFLQEARDLQSDEAAINLANDVEPYVVKLKNFKLEMIKRHLVSKISIHLSPSFLNHMVNELEEYERILGFLKIGEKPPIFHELHHHLLWLQDAYGHAGAINDEMDATEKRIKKSSAEFVKHFEQFYLKAVELTGYLRTQEESFPALKRFNSDVQIEMEMFQFFLNEIFELDLSDQLLGTFPVLMADHMFREECYYLTKLAESTNIKLPECDPTKPRYEE, encoded by the coding sequence ATGAGTTCTTTATTAACAAATGCTAAATTTGAACATACATTTTGGCTGCAGATTCTTGGGGATCATTCCCGTTTTATATTATCTTCCTTAAGTCAAAATGAAAAACAGTCCATACAGATCGCATTAGAATTGAAGGAAGCTTTTGATAGCTTTTTACAGGAAGCAAGAGATTTACAAAGTGATGAAGCTGCAATTAACTTAGCGAATGATGTAGAACCGTATGTAGTGAAACTAAAAAATTTCAAGTTAGAAATGATTAAGAGACATTTAGTTAGTAAAATTAGTATTCATTTATCACCCAGTTTTCTAAATCATATGGTGAATGAGCTTGAAGAATACGAGAGGATTTTGGGCTTTTTAAAAATTGGAGAAAAGCCTCCGATTTTTCATGAATTACATCACCATTTACTATGGTTACAGGATGCCTATGGGCATGCAGGTGCAATTAACGATGAGATGGATGCGACAGAAAAAAGAATAAAGAAGTCAAGTGCTGAATTCGTTAAACATTTTGAGCAATTTTATTTAAAAGCAGTAGAGCTAACAGGATATTTGCGAACACAAGAAGAAAGTTTTCCGGCATTGAAGCGATTTAATTCAGATGTCCAAATAGAGATGGAAATGTTTCAATTCTTTTTAAATGAAATATTTGAGTTGGATTTATCTGATCAATTACTTGGAACATTTCCAGTATTAATGGCTGATCACATGTTTCGTGAGGAATGCTACTATTTGACAAAATTAGCTGAATCAACAAATATTAAACTTCCTGAATGTGATCCAACTAAACCTAGATATGAGGAATAA
- a CDS encoding AMP-binding protein: MSSVLTVTIGELLEQKAEKHPNHEAVIYADRNLRWSYKEFNDECRIVAKGLMRLGIDKGDHLAIWATNTPEWLTAQFATAKMGAILVTVNTNYRTTELEYLLRQSDSKTIILMESYRDASYIDMLNEICPELKEAKPGSLNSKRLPMLKNVIVLGDNHYPGTYSWKDIKKIGEDISDHELDERLYSLDSSDVINMQYTSGTTGFPKGVMLTHSNIVNNGYNIANCMRLTKEDRLCIPVPFFHCFGCVLGTMACVSVGATMVPIQEFHPKQVLQTVQDEKCTGLHGVPTMFITELNQPDFDQYDLSSLRTGIMAGSNCPIEVMKGVIYRMGASEITIAYGQTESSPVITQTRTNDPIELRVETVGRALPNVEVKIVDPSTNLVVRNGEQGELCTRGYHVMKGYYKNPEATKEVIDEEGWLHTGDLAVMDEQGYCRITGRLKDMIIRGGENIYPREIEEFLYTHPKVLDVQVIGVPDETYGEQVMAWIIPKEGESITIEEVRDYCKGKIARHKIPRFVEITDSYPMTASGKIQKYRLREQSIELISNNH; encoded by the coding sequence ATGTCTTCAGTATTAACAGTAACAATAGGTGAATTACTTGAACAAAAGGCAGAAAAACACCCAAATCATGAAGCGGTTATATATGCAGATCGAAACCTTAGGTGGTCGTATAAGGAATTTAATGATGAATGCCGTATCGTTGCAAAGGGATTAATGAGACTAGGAATAGATAAAGGAGATCATTTAGCTATATGGGCAACAAATACACCTGAGTGGCTCACAGCACAATTTGCAACAGCAAAAATGGGAGCTATATTAGTTACTGTGAATACAAATTATCGTACAACTGAATTGGAATATTTATTACGCCAATCAGACTCAAAAACAATCATTTTGATGGAGAGTTACAGGGACGCATCATATATAGATATGCTCAATGAAATTTGTCCTGAATTAAAAGAGGCAAAACCGGGATCACTAAATAGTAAAAGATTACCTATGCTTAAAAATGTAATCGTTTTAGGAGATAATCATTACCCTGGTACATATAGTTGGAAGGATATAAAAAAAATAGGTGAAGATATTTCAGATCATGAATTAGACGAGCGATTGTATTCACTTGATTCAAGTGATGTGATAAATATGCAGTATACATCAGGTACAACTGGTTTTCCTAAAGGGGTGATGTTAACGCACAGTAATATTGTAAATAATGGTTACAATATTGCTAACTGTATGAGGTTAACTAAGGAGGATCGACTTTGTATACCTGTACCATTCTTTCATTGCTTCGGATGTGTATTAGGAACGATGGCATGTGTTTCTGTCGGAGCCACAATGGTACCTATCCAGGAGTTCCATCCAAAACAAGTATTGCAAACAGTTCAGGATGAAAAATGCACGGGACTTCATGGAGTTCCGACCATGTTTATTACTGAGCTAAATCAGCCTGATTTCGATCAATATGATCTTTCTAGTCTTAGAACTGGGATAATGGCAGGATCGAACTGTCCGATTGAGGTGATGAAAGGTGTAATTTATCGCATGGGTGCTTCAGAAATTACAATTGCTTATGGGCAAACAGAATCTTCACCTGTAATAACACAAACCCGCACCAATGATCCTATTGAACTACGAGTTGAAACAGTTGGACGTGCATTACCTAATGTAGAAGTAAAAATAGTCGACCCAAGCACCAACCTAGTTGTGAGAAATGGGGAGCAAGGTGAATTATGTACCAGAGGATATCATGTAATGAAGGGGTATTATAAGAATCCTGAAGCCACTAAAGAGGTAATTGATGAAGAGGGCTGGCTTCATACAGGGGATTTAGCTGTTATGGATGAACAGGGTTACTGTAGAATTACAGGTAGATTGAAAGATATGATTATTAGAGGGGGTGAAAATATTTATCCCCGTGAAATAGAAGAGTTTCTATATACTCATCCGAAAGTATTAGATGTACAAGTAATCGGTGTTCCCGATGAAACATATGGTGAACAAGTAATGGCATGGATTATTCCAAAAGAGGGAGAAAGCATTACAATAGAAGAAGTAAGAGATTATTGCAAAGGGAAAATTGCTAGACATAAAATCCCTCGATTTGTAGAAATAACGGATAGTTATCCAATGACAGCCTCTGGGAAAATACAAAAATATCGATTACGTGAACAATCTATAGAGCTAATATCAAATAATCATTAA